Proteins encoded within one genomic window of Ranitomeya variabilis isolate aRanVar5 chromosome 4, aRanVar5.hap1, whole genome shotgun sequence:
- the LOC143768008 gene encoding uncharacterized protein LOC143768008, whose protein sequence is MDRDKMAERILHLTLEILFRLTGEDYTVVKKTSSERCQDPVSEGCRRLLSPITGPPPHPLIHEDISDQKILELTYKMIELLTGEVPIRCQDVAVYFSMEEWEYLQGHKDVMMEVPQPLISPDPSSKRTTPERHPLPLPQNYKQGDPNAHDYQGEDLTHINTTETYVRGDEQCKEEIPTFEYPDDCSRRSEGQLISSVFKSDDLEILQDTTEVNAITPDIPSSLHSKDLSSDAMEQVPSSDSLPTTKENQSHKSGIKKQTTPKAKKSFSCSECGKHFTRESHFVNHLRTHTGEKPFSCSECGKCFKHKLTLDNHQRTHTGEKPFSCSECGKCFNHKSVLYRHRRTHTKEKPFSCSECEKCFKHKLTLDNHKRTHTGEKPFSCSECGKCFNHKLTLDNHKRTHTGEKPFSCSECEKCFKHKLTLDNHKRTHTGEKPFSCSECGKCFTQKCSLVIHKRIHTEEKPFSCSECGKCFIQKCSLVIHERIHTEEKPFSCSECGKCFKWKINCDSHQRDHTGEKPFSCSECGKCFNRKSILDSHWRTHTGEKPFSCSECGKCFIQKCSLVTHKLIHTEEKPFSCSECGKCFKWKISLDRHQRTHTGEKRFSCSECGKCFNRKSVLDCHQRTHAGEKPFSCSECGKCFNQEAHLVIHQRTHTAEKPSSFS, encoded by the exons atggacagagacaagatggcggagaggatattacacctcaccctagagatcctcttccggcttactggagag gattacacagtagtgaagaagacctctagtgagcgctgtcaggaccctgtgtctgaaggATGCAGAAgactcctgagcccaatcacagggcctccacctcaccccctgatacatgaggacatcagtgaccagaagatcctagaactcacctacaagatgattgagctgctgactggagag gttcctataaggtgtcaggacgtcgctgtctatttttccatggaggagtgggagtatttacaaGGTCACAAagatgtcatgatggaggttccccagcccctcatatcaccag AtccatccagtaagaggacaacaccagagagacatCCCCTTCCTCTTCCACAGAACTATAAACAAGGAGATCCCAATGCTCATgattatcag ggtgaagatctgacccatattaatactacagagacatatgtgagaggtgatgagcagtgtaaagaggagattcccacattcGAATACCCAG atgactgtagcaggagatcagagggacagctgatatcttcagtttttaaatctgatgatcttgagatcctacaagatacaactgaagtgaatgctattactccagatataccatcatcccttcacagcaaagatctgtcatctgatgctATGGAACAGGtgccatcttctgattcattaccgactactaaggaaaatcaaagtcacaaaagtggcattaaaaaacaaactactcctaaagcaaagaagtcattttcatgttcagaatgtgggaaacattttaCACGGGAATCACATTTTGTTAACCAcctaagaactcacacaggagaaaagcctttttcctgttcagaatgtgggaaatgttttaagcacAAATTAACTCTTGataaccaccagagaactcacacaggggagaagcctttttcctgttcagaatgtgggaaatgttttaaccataaatcggTTCTGTATAGGCATCGGAGAACTCACAcaaaggagaagcctttttcctgttcagaatgtgagaaatgttttaagcaCAAATTAACTCTTGATAACcacaagagaactcacacaggggagaagcctttttcctgttcagaatgtgggaaatgttttaatcacaaATTAACTCTTGATAACCacaaaagaactcacacaggggagaagcctttttcctgttcagaatgtgagaaatgttttaagcaCAAATTAACTCTTGATAACcacaagagaactcacacaggggagaagcctttttcatgttcagaatgtgggaaatgttttacccagaaatgcAGTCTTGTTATACACAAAAGAATTCACACagaggagaaacctttttcatgttcagaatgtgggaaatgttttatccagaaatgcaGTCTTGTTATACACGAAAgaattcacacagaggagaagccgttttcatgttcagaatgtgggaaatgttttaaatggaaaataaattGTGATAGCCATCAGAgagatcacacaggggagaagccgttttcctgttcagaatgtgggaaatgttttaaccggaaatcgatTCTTGATAGCCActggagaacccacacaggggagaagcctttttcatgttcagaatgtgggaaatgttttatccagaaatgcaGTCTTGTTACACACAAATtaattcacacagaggagaagcctttttcatgttcagaatgtgggaaatgttttaaatggaaaataagTCTTGATcgccatcagagaactcacacaggggagaagcgtttttcctgttcagaatgtgggaaatgttttaaccggaaatcagtTCTTGATTGCCACCAGAGAACTCacgcaggggagaagcctttttcctgctctgaatgtgggaaatgttttaaccaggaaGCTCATCTTGTaatacaccagagaactcacacagcggAGAAGCCTTcttcattttcttaa